From uncultured Desulfobacter sp., the proteins below share one genomic window:
- the tnpA gene encoding IS200/IS605 family transposase — MRSYRKGSHTVHDLKVHLVWVTKYRYQVLTKQIGYRLRNIIRQICDSHDIHIIQGRVSKDHVHLYVSYPPKLSVSDMVRFMKGKSSRKIQEEFPQLGKRYWGKHFWGIGYAAFSSGHVTDDMIQEYLKHHKNHPNHQNDNFVIE, encoded by the coding sequence ATGAGATCATATCGAAAAGGTTCACATACAGTACATGATTTAAAAGTCCATTTGGTATGGGTGACTAAATATCGGTATCAAGTGCTGACGAAACAGATTGGATACCGCTTGAGAAATATCATTCGTCAGATTTGTGATAGCCATGATATCCATATTATCCAAGGCCGTGTCAGTAAAGATCATGTCCATCTCTATGTATCATATCCGCCCAAGCTTTCGGTAAGCGATATGGTCCGTTTCATGAAAGGGAAAAGCTCCCGGAAAATCCAGGAAGAGTTTCCTCAACTTGGGAAACGGTACTGGGGAAAACATTTTTGGGGAATTGGTTATGCCGCCTTCAGTTCTGGTCATGTGACAGACGACATGATCCAGGAATATTTGAAGCATCATAAAAATCACCCGAATCATCAGAATGATAATTTTGTGATTGAATGA
- a CDS encoding cold-shock protein yields MANGIVKWFSESKGFGFIEQADGGNDVFVHHSGINATGFKSLNEGDQVSFDIVQGPKGPAAANVTVI; encoded by the coding sequence ATGGCAAATGGTATTGTAAAATGGTTTAGCGAGTCAAAAGGTTTTGGATTTATCGAACAAGCAGATGGTGGCAACGACGTGTTTGTCCATCATTCAGGCATCAACGCAACTGGTTTTAAATCTCTCAATGAAGGTGACCAGGTTTCATTCGACATTGTACAGGGTCCCAAAGGACCGGCAGCTGCAAATGTGACCGTGATCTAA
- a CDS encoding CDP-alcohol phosphatidyltransferase family protein codes for MNTYKNDRHQAGMFFFAKDLPNICSLTGLLCALLGVYYAILQNFQASVIGMIWAVLFDWADGIIARNMKGRTDKQKEFGGQLDSLIDIVSFGVCPAIFLLSYADFSPWFLPGAFVIVGVAAIRLSYFNVFGLIDGSTYRGLALDNNVIIFALVFLFEGFLDPGIFSGVIYALFLVMAAFNIAPIRTPKLAGKWFYILMAYTIGLTFVYGGIIWSRS; via the coding sequence ATGAATACCTATAAAAATGACCGGCATCAGGCCGGAATGTTTTTTTTTGCCAAGGATCTTCCCAATATCTGTTCCCTTACAGGACTTTTATGTGCACTTCTTGGGGTTTATTATGCAATTTTACAGAACTTTCAAGCCTCAGTTATTGGTATGATATGGGCGGTTTTATTTGACTGGGCCGACGGTATCATTGCCCGTAACATGAAAGGAAGGACAGATAAACAAAAGGAATTCGGAGGGCAGCTGGATTCGTTGATCGATATTGTCAGTTTTGGTGTCTGCCCGGCTATTTTTTTGTTGAGTTACGCAGATTTTAGTCCATGGTTTCTTCCGGGTGCCTTTGTAATCGTCGGGGTTGCCGCCATCCGATTAAGCTATTTTAATGTGTTTGGTCTTATTGACGGGTCAACATACAGGGGCCTTGCCCTTGATAACAATGTCATTATTTTTGCTTTGGTTTTTCTGTTTGAAGGTTTCCTTGACCCGGGAATTTTTTCAGGCGTCATATATGCCTTGTTCCTGGTCATGGCTGCCTTTAACATAGCACCGATCCGGACCCCCAAACTTGCCGGAAAATGGTTTTATATTCTTATGGCATATACCATTGGCTTAACATTTGTTTACGGGGGGATCATATGGAGTCGGTCCTGA
- a CDS encoding aminotransferase class I/II-fold pyridoxal phosphate-dependent enzyme — translation MPLREYHNQAEKYEYISNQHGGYYRHGFIDHAYLYNLYFPPEEVFERFKNKIHDLVLNYPVAQDALASLMGRIINQKAEHLVIGNGAAELIKIVSGQLAQTLIIPVPSFNEYANAAPKGHVIEFPLEFPSFELDVEKFADHAIKVKADVAVVVSPNNPTSRAIPKFDLVFLAKKLGRHNCRLIIDESFIDFAQDPHLLTMEPEIERYPNIAVLKSMSKAYGICGLRIGYLLTANTELVHRLRLGVHIWNINGFAEEFLRILPDFSDDFIKSCNRVKQDRGKLYKDLKSLLGGTIYAPDANFIFCRLPDGGPDGPEVTKKLFIEHNMYIKHCGGKTMPEADRFIRIAARTNKENSNLVDALVSILGYKEL, via the coding sequence ATGCCATTGCGTGAATATCATAATCAAGCGGAAAAATATGAATATATTTCAAACCAGCATGGTGGATATTACCGGCACGGCTTCATAGATCATGCATATCTGTACAATCTATATTTCCCACCGGAAGAAGTGTTTGAGCGTTTTAAAAATAAAATTCATGACCTGGTGTTGAACTATCCTGTTGCCCAAGATGCACTTGCCTCACTTATGGGAAGAATTATCAATCAAAAAGCCGAGCATCTTGTTATCGGTAATGGTGCTGCCGAGCTTATTAAAATCGTTTCCGGCCAACTTGCCCAAACGCTCATTATTCCCGTACCGTCCTTTAATGAATATGCCAATGCCGCACCCAAGGGACATGTCATCGAATTTCCGCTTGAATTTCCTTCCTTTGAACTGGATGTAGAAAAATTTGCAGATCATGCCATTAAAGTAAAAGCGGATGTTGCTGTCGTTGTATCTCCGAACAATCCGACTTCAAGGGCGATCCCAAAATTCGATCTGGTATTTCTGGCAAAAAAATTAGGCCGCCATAATTGCCGGTTAATTATTGATGAATCTTTTATTGATTTTGCACAGGATCCGCATCTGTTGACCATGGAGCCTGAAATTGAGCGGTATCCCAATATCGCTGTTTTAAAAAGTATGAGTAAGGCATACGGAATATGCGGTCTTCGCATCGGGTATCTTCTCACCGCAAACACAGAATTGGTACATAGGCTCCGTCTGGGTGTCCACATCTGGAATATTAATGGATTTGCCGAAGAATTTTTAAGAATTCTGCCGGATTTTAGCGATGATTTTATCAAGAGCTGTAACCGGGTTAAGCAAGACCGGGGAAAGCTTTATAAAGATCTGAAAAGCCTGCTTGGGGGGACCATTTATGCCCCGGATGCCAATTTTATCTTCTGCCGTCTTCCCGATGGCGGCCCTGACGGCCCGGAAGTCACGAAAAAGTTGTTCATTGAACATAACATGTACATTAAGCACTGTGGCGGAAAAACCATGCCGGAGGCGGATCGGTTTATCCGAATTGCCGCCCGGACAAATAAAGAAAATTCCAATCTGGTGGATGCATTGGTCTCCATCCTTGGTTATAAAGAGTTATGA
- a CDS encoding phosphocholine cytidylyltransferase family protein, with amino-acid sequence MIKPKPYYHKKRITTALLLAAGMGSRLSPLTQSAPKCLTMVNETCILDRLIASLNHHGFKRLVVVTGHLEDSIRNFLEDRAGNLVIEYVFSPRYKTTNNIYSLWMARNLINEPFLLIESDLVFDSSLLKEMLYPDRIAVASIKPWLNGSTVTINQSRQVDAFHSDTSGTPPRTKYKTVNIYSFSLSSWYQVVDVLNKYIRAGRVNDYYEVIFRDMVAQKSLSLKAISFDGKPWYEIDTIEDLASAERLFPSKISEKLPFYDIDQNADKHKADSNWGLKGQGHAIA; translated from the coding sequence ATGATAAAACCGAAGCCGTATTATCACAAAAAACGGATCACAACAGCCCTGCTTCTTGCCGCCGGCATGGGATCACGCCTTTCGCCTTTGACGCAGAGCGCGCCGAAATGCCTTACAATGGTGAATGAAACCTGCATATTGGACCGACTGATTGCCAGCCTGAATCACCATGGATTCAAACGCCTTGTTGTGGTAACAGGTCATCTGGAAGACAGCATCCGCAATTTCCTGGAGGACAGAGCAGGAAATCTTGTCATTGAGTATGTTTTCAGTCCTCGGTACAAAACCACCAATAATATTTATTCTTTGTGGATGGCCAGAAATCTTATTAATGAACCGTTTCTACTGATTGAGAGCGACCTTGTTTTTGACTCGTCCCTGTTAAAGGAGATGCTTTATCCCGACAGGATAGCCGTTGCGAGTATAAAACCCTGGTTGAACGGCTCCACGGTCACGATAAATCAATCCCGTCAGGTTGATGCCTTTCATAGTGACACCTCAGGGACACCGCCCCGGACAAAGTATAAAACCGTGAACATTTACAGTTTCTCTCTTTCCTCCTGGTATCAGGTTGTTGATGTCTTAAATAAGTATATCCGGGCCGGAAGAGTGAATGACTATTATGAGGTTATATTTCGTGACATGGTTGCGCAAAAAAGCCTGTCACTTAAGGCAATATCCTTTGACGGCAAGCCCTGGTATGAAATAGATACTATAGAAGACCTTGCATCGGCCGAACGGCTGTTCCCTTCAAAAATCAGTGAGAAACTCCCCTTTTATGACATTGATCAAAACGCTGATAAACATAAGGCTGATTCAAATTGGGGTTTGAAAGGACAGGGGCATGCCATTGCGTGA
- a CDS encoding putative quinol monooxygenase: MIAVRITLDVLPEKQLELMQTLFSLINPVGKEPGCKSYKVCRDIKDKNGFCLFEEWENREDLEQHIKTLRFKVLLGTRTLLRKPPEIKIYTVSRTQGMEAVMAMRT; the protein is encoded by the coding sequence ATGATCGCTGTCCGAATTACGTTAGACGTATTGCCGGAAAAGCAACTGGAACTCATGCAGACCCTTTTTTCGTTGATCAACCCCGTGGGCAAAGAACCTGGCTGCAAAAGTTATAAAGTTTGTCGTGATATCAAGGATAAAAACGGCTTTTGCCTGTTCGAAGAATGGGAGAACCGTGAAGATCTTGAGCAGCACATAAAGACTCTTCGATTCAAAGTATTGCTTGGCACCAGGACTCTTTTACGTAAACCACCGGAAATAAAAATTTATACTGTCAGCCGAACCCAGGGAATGGAAGCGGTTATGGCCATGAGAACCTAA
- a CDS encoding KH domain-containing protein yields MKMLIETMVRALVDEPDFVSVTEIGGMHTSILELKVCKSDIGKVIGKQGRTADALRTILNAVSVKLNKRVFLDIMNDLNH; encoded by the coding sequence ATGAAAATGCTTATAGAAACCATGGTGCGGGCTTTGGTTGATGAACCCGATTTTGTCAGTGTAACGGAAATCGGCGGAATGCATACATCAATACTGGAACTGAAAGTTTGTAAATCCGACATCGGTAAAGTTATCGGTAAGCAGGGACGGACCGCAGATGCATTACGGACGATCTTAAATGCGGTCTCAGTAAAGTTAAATAAACGGGTTTTCCTTGATATTATGAACGATTTAAATCATTAG
- a CDS encoding metallophosphoesterase: MNILHISDLHFGPRHWEGNDKILLGKLNSYDADIVINTGDNTTDGLEDEYAKAGRFLKSIKCKNKISVIGNHDKRNMRSHELFRKYIYNPDIIYIPEMVPFKKKHLFLNRDITKLPDNFTDINFIKCISIKDLTVLVVSIDTNELYSDEGYVEEEILKAVSKEIRRAEYDLPILLTHYSILGTDDCPLKNSSLLIDFVHQHKIENVFCGHTHEMELMKTTDLYHGPSFTQFMCGTLSSCNHPNDDNMFLYYQNFGCKDMHLFLVRIFPEKRNLIFKEEMVF; encoded by the coding sequence ATGAATATCCTACACATTTCTGATCTGCATTTTGGTCCCCGCCATTGGGAAGGGAATGACAAGATTCTTTTGGGAAAACTGAATTCATATGATGCCGATATTGTCATCAATACCGGGGACAACACAACTGACGGCCTGGAGGATGAATATGCCAAAGCCGGACGTTTTTTAAAATCAATTAAATGCAAAAACAAAATCTCAGTTATCGGGAATCACGATAAAAGAAATATGCGCTCACATGAACTCTTCCGAAAGTACATTTATAACCCGGACATCATTTATATCCCTGAGATGGTGCCGTTCAAAAAAAAACATCTATTCTTAAACCGGGACATAACCAAACTTCCAGATAATTTTACCGATATAAATTTTATCAAATGCATTTCGATAAAAGATCTAACGGTTCTGGTTGTCAGCATAGATACAAATGAACTCTATAGTGACGAGGGGTATGTTGAAGAAGAAATTTTGAAAGCCGTCTCAAAAGAGATCAGGCGGGCAGAATATGATCTGCCTATTTTGTTGACCCATTATTCCATCCTGGGAACAGACGACTGCCCGTTAAAAAATTCATCTCTCTTGATTGATTTTGTACATCAGCATAAGATAGAGAATGTTTTTTGTGGTCATACCCATGAGATGGAGTTAATGAAAACCACGGATCTTTATCATGGCCCATCCTTTACACAATTTATGTGTGGGACCTTATCTTCCTGCAATCATCCCAATGACGACAACATGTTTTTGTACTATCAAAATTTTGGCTGTAAGGATATGCATCTATTTCTGGTGAGGATTTTCCCGGAAAAGAGAAATCTCATATTTAAAGAAGAAATGGTTTTTTAA
- the dksA gene encoding RNA polymerase-binding protein DksA, translated as MNKKHLDFFKVILNRQIDELMRHADHVISEMSSQRIQESESIDKASAENDQSLKLKIRSRESLLIQKIQQALERIKIGSYGTCESCGEDISIQRLKARPVTAKCLFCKEEEERIEKLNEA; from the coding sequence ATGAATAAAAAGCACCTTGACTTTTTTAAAGTTATTTTGAACCGTCAGATTGATGAACTTATGCGTCATGCGGACCATGTGATATCGGAAATGTCATCCCAAAGAATCCAAGAATCAGAATCAATAGACAAGGCTTCAGCAGAAAATGACCAGTCTTTGAAATTGAAAATTAGATCAAGAGAAAGCCTGTTGATTCAAAAAATCCAGCAGGCTTTAGAACGAATTAAAATCGGTTCTTATGGCACCTGTGAATCTTGCGGGGAAGATATTTCCATACAGAGACTTAAGGCAAGGCCTGTCACAGCTAAATGCCTTTTTTGTAAAGAAGAGGAAGAAAGAATAGAAAAATTAAATGAGGCTTAA
- a CDS encoding DUF294 nucleotidyltransferase-like domain-containing protein, producing MNIELLEIRSFLANYHPFSLLSEKTLSDLPEKIEIRHFLRGSEIPDTGTLFDHLYLIRTGKVELNTADGELQARLGENDVFGYRSSHVGSRDKLKAFAMEDTLVYQLRAADINRICDQNAQLNSFFETSDEVQSRRQREARSLFSQSDHTQLSLMLTPVRELLRRNPVKVPVTATIQEAARVMNQKRVSSILIYHEPERREQKLIGIVTDRDLRNRVIAKGLGLNDRVSEIMTKSPATINSSDFAFKAQLQMARYNVHHMPVMANNRPAGMITTTDLTRQHTCSTVYIIGDIYKHTDIDRIKEVTAKIPELLVNLVASGATAMSVGQLITSITDAVTTRLLQLAEKKLGPAPVAYAWVAAGSQAREEQIAKTDQDNILVLADDYIPKEHSKYFSLLARHVCDGLNACGYTYCPGDMMATNYDWRQPLKVWKKNFNQWIDRPDPEALMLTSVFFDLRCIYGNRSLFQDLRDYVLSKIRGNRIFLAHMTRNALSHQPPLGFFRNFVLIKGGEHDHTFDVKLNGIVPIVDLVRVYALAQCSNAINTLDRIDLMENSKAISNDSAGDLHDALEFIGNLRIQHQASQVKAGKEMDNYVSPDSLSHSDRNLLKESFLVIRNMQSVMKYRYQR from the coding sequence ATGAATATTGAATTACTGGAAATACGCAGCTTTCTGGCAAACTACCATCCATTTAGCCTATTGTCGGAAAAAACGTTGTCCGACTTGCCGGAAAAGATAGAGATACGCCATTTTCTCAGAGGTTCCGAGATACCCGATACCGGAACCCTGTTTGATCACCTTTACCTGATCCGTACCGGAAAGGTGGAACTTAATACAGCAGACGGTGAGCTGCAGGCCCGCCTCGGTGAAAATGATGTGTTTGGATATCGTTCATCCCACGTCGGTAGCCGGGACAAACTCAAAGCATTTGCCATGGAGGACACCCTGGTATATCAGCTCCGCGCTGCTGATATAAATAGGATTTGCGATCAAAATGCCCAGCTCAACAGTTTCTTCGAGACCTCCGATGAAGTGCAAAGTAGACGGCAGCGTGAAGCCAGAAGCCTGTTCAGTCAAAGTGATCATACCCAGCTCAGTTTGATGCTTACACCCGTCAGGGAACTGTTACGCCGCAACCCGGTCAAAGTACCGGTTACAGCCACCATACAGGAGGCGGCCCGGGTAATGAACCAAAAGCGTGTCTCTTCAATCCTTATATACCACGAACCAGAACGCCGCGAACAAAAACTGATCGGAATTGTTACCGACCGTGACCTGCGCAACCGGGTTATTGCCAAGGGTTTGGGCCTTAACGACAGAGTAAGTGAAATCATGACCAAGAGCCCGGCTACTATTAACAGCAGCGATTTTGCTTTTAAAGCCCAACTTCAAATGGCCCGCTACAACGTCCATCATATGCCGGTGATGGCCAACAACCGCCCGGCGGGCATGATTACCACCACGGATCTCACCAGACAGCACACCTGCTCTACGGTATATATTATTGGTGATATCTACAAACACACTGATATTGACAGGATAAAGGAGGTAACGGCAAAGATTCCCGAGCTGCTGGTCAATCTGGTCGCCTCCGGGGCAACAGCCATGAGCGTAGGGCAGCTGATTACGTCTATCACAGATGCCGTCACTACACGCCTGCTTCAGTTGGCCGAAAAAAAATTGGGGCCTGCTCCCGTGGCCTACGCCTGGGTTGCCGCAGGCTCCCAGGCGCGAGAGGAACAGATTGCCAAGACGGATCAAGATAATATCCTGGTCCTGGCGGACGATTACATTCCCAAAGAGCATAGCAAATATTTCAGTCTGCTGGCCAGACATGTCTGTGATGGACTCAACGCCTGTGGTTACACCTACTGTCCCGGCGACATGATGGCGACCAACTATGATTGGCGCCAACCCCTGAAAGTCTGGAAAAAAAATTTCAACCAGTGGATTGACCGGCCTGATCCCGAAGCCCTGATGCTAACTAGTGTTTTTTTTGATTTACGTTGCATATACGGTAACCGCAGCCTGTTTCAAGACCTGCGTGATTATGTATTAAGCAAGATCCGCGGCAATCGTATCTTCCTTGCCCATATGACAAGGAACGCGCTTTCTCACCAACCACCGCTGGGATTTTTCCGTAATTTTGTATTAATCAAAGGAGGAGAACACGACCATACATTTGATGTCAAGCTCAACGGCATTGTCCCTATTGTGGATCTTGTCCGTGTCTACGCCCTTGCCCAGTGCAGTAACGCAATCAATACCCTGGATCGCATTGATTTAATGGAAAACAGCAAAGCTATCTCTAACGACAGTGCCGGGGATCTGCACGATGCGCTTGAGTTTATAGGCAATCTACGCATTCAGCACCAGGCAAGCCAGGTAAAAGCCGGCAAGGAAATGGACAACTATGTGTCACCGGACAGCCTTTCGCACAGTGATCGCAACCTCCTTAAAGAATCATTCCTGGTGATTCGTAACATGCAGTCAGTGATGAAGTATCGATACCAGCGGTAG
- a CDS encoding transporter substrate-binding domain-containing protein, whose amino-acid sequence MIRRNQMRFYTVCIWCFAIWIYGVTVINAQQSSEGAPTILKIGTMDLPPYGWKDSQNEIHGIIYELKQEIGIRSGFSFTNKILSHNRMYDMLKHGDVDLISSQAHQAALNAGDKLSIENSDNS is encoded by the coding sequence ATGATCCGACGAAATCAGATGAGATTTTATACAGTCTGCATATGGTGTTTTGCCATATGGATATATGGTGTTACCGTCATTAATGCGCAGCAGTCATCTGAAGGCGCCCCCACCATCCTGAAAATCGGCACGATGGATCTTCCTCCATACGGCTGGAAAGATTCGCAGAATGAAATACACGGAATTATCTATGAACTGAAGCAGGAAATTGGTATTCGGTCGGGGTTCTCCTTTACGAACAAAATTCTGTCTCATAACAGAATGTATGACATGCTGAAGCACGGCGATGTCGACCTGATTTCATCTCAGGCACACCAAGCCGCTTTGAATGCCGGAGATAAGTTATCCATAGAAAATTCGGATAATTCTTAA
- a CDS encoding integrase core domain-containing protein → MMKMLGNFVLFIWLKFKVTSNLAAENLALRHQLAVMKRTNKRPKIRMVDRLFWVLLSRIWTPWRKSLIIVKPDTVVYWHRKGFKLFWKFKSKGPGRPQVSREIRDLVRRMAAANPNWGAPRIHGELLSLGFEVSERTVSNLMPRHPPNSKPSQTWRTFLKNHINKCSIDFFTVPTVTFNILFVLVILSHSRRKVVHFNITSNPTAEWTTQQIVEAFPWDTAPKYLMRDRDAIYGVFFRNRVKNMGIKEVVSVPQSPWQNPFVERVIGSIRRECANNVIVLNQGHLKNILCAYFQYYHNDRTHLSLGKNTPNGRPIQPRSVGKCKIIDLPRIGGLHHRYEWKKAA, encoded by the coding sequence ATGATGAAAATGCTTGGAAATTTTGTTTTATTCATATGGCTGAAGTTCAAAGTCACTTCGAATCTCGCTGCCGAAAACCTTGCGCTTCGCCACCAATTGGCCGTAATGAAAAGGACGAACAAGCGGCCGAAAATTCGAATGGTGGATCGGCTCTTCTGGGTTTTGCTTTCCCGAATTTGGACTCCTTGGCGTAAATCTCTCATCATTGTAAAGCCGGATACTGTTGTCTACTGGCATCGCAAGGGTTTCAAACTTTTCTGGAAATTCAAATCCAAAGGCCCGGGAAGGCCTCAAGTCAGTCGTGAAATCCGTGATCTGGTCAGGAGGATGGCTGCAGCCAATCCAAACTGGGGTGCGCCCAGGATTCATGGGGAATTGCTCAGCCTGGGGTTCGAGGTTTCCGAACGAACCGTATCGAACCTGATGCCCCGACATCCGCCGAATTCAAAGCCGTCTCAAACCTGGCGGACTTTCTTGAAAAATCATATTAACAAGTGTTCGATTGACTTTTTCACTGTTCCAACAGTCACCTTTAATATTCTGTTCGTCCTGGTGATCCTCAGCCACAGCCGCCGCAAAGTCGTACATTTCAATATAACCTCAAATCCGACGGCCGAGTGGACAACCCAACAGATCGTGGAGGCCTTCCCCTGGGATACGGCACCGAAGTATCTGATGCGGGATCGGGATGCAATCTATGGCGTTTTTTTCCGAAATCGAGTGAAAAACATGGGCATCAAAGAAGTGGTCTCGGTCCCGCAAAGCCCTTGGCAAAACCCTTTTGTTGAACGGGTGATCGGCTCGATCAGACGAGAATGTGCAAACAATGTCATCGTATTGAACCAAGGACATCTGAAAAACATTCTTTGCGCGTATTTCCAATATTATCATAACGACAGAACACATTTGAGCCTTGGAAAAAATACGCCCAACGGTCGGCCGATCCAACCCAGATCTGTCGGCAAATGCAAGATAATTGATTTGCCGCGTATTGGTGGATTACATCATCGATACGAGTGGAAGAAAGCGGCCTGA
- a CDS encoding AbrB/MazE/SpoVT family DNA-binding domain-containing protein, which produces MTELVIKKWGNSLAARIPKVIADMVQLEKDQPVTIEAKGGRIIITPIQKRKEYTLDELLDQCDPKDVALDAEDRSWLNDKPVGKEW; this is translated from the coding sequence ATGACAGAACTGGTTATAAAAAAATGGGGCAATAGCTTGGCTGCCAGGATACCAAAAGTAATCGCTGATATGGTTCAGCTCGAAAAAGATCAGCCCGTTACCATTGAGGCGAAAGGCGGCAGGATTATTATTACCCCGATCCAGAAGAGAAAAGAGTATACGCTTGACGAACTTTTAGACCAATGTGATCCTAAGGATGTTGCCTTAGATGCTGAGGATAGATCATGGTTGAATGACAAGCCTGTAGGAAAGGAATGGTAA
- a CDS encoding type II toxin-antitoxin system PemK/MazF family toxin, with product MAEKSEKQQYIPKRGDLVWTDFDPAAGHEQMGHRPALVLSPAVFNKKTLLALVAPVTSRVRGHGFEVALTGKKISGVVLCHQVKTIDFVERGLKFAEKAPASAVSESLAKVRAIVSE from the coding sequence ATGGCCGAAAAATCGGAAAAACAGCAATATATTCCTAAACGTGGGGATCTTGTCTGGACAGACTTTGACCCTGCAGCCGGTCACGAACAGATGGGACATCGGCCGGCCCTGGTCCTTTCTCCTGCGGTTTTTAACAAAAAAACTTTGCTGGCGTTAGTAGCCCCGGTTACAAGCCGGGTTCGAGGTCATGGTTTTGAAGTAGCTCTAACTGGTAAAAAGATTTCTGGAGTTGTCCTTTGCCACCAAGTCAAGACAATTGATTTTGTGGAAAGAGGTTTGAAATTTGCTGAAAAGGCCCCGGCTTCTGCGGTAAGTGAATCCTTGGCTAAAGTAAGGGCTATTGTTTCGGAATAG